The Paenibacillus sp. FSL R7-0204 genome includes a region encoding these proteins:
- a CDS encoding GNAT family N-acetyltransferase yields the protein MLKLDSRDYALARPLLKEVKINTLFAEGVLSGQTTGSVYVDSVHTPRTFYVAHEYGMSLVYGDSGNEEFNRSLSDYITNKTGHRHSAEWLQADPAGCWDPLIEAMLIGHNARLDAEDKRRMYIQTRVNFTFDPEVYYRAKAQCFRQDAEIVQMDGEGFSEQTGAVIPRYFWRDAEHFLASGKGYTLLWEGEQASSAFSAYRTTDQLEIGIESAPGHRGKHFAFSVCCKLIDYCLEQGLEPVWGCRQENVGSYRLAQKLGFKPVLNIPYYRLSELPA from the coding sequence ATGCTGAAGCTAGATAGCCGGGATTACGCCCTTGCCCGGCCGCTGCTAAAGGAAGTGAAGATCAACACCCTGTTCGCTGAAGGAGTGCTGAGTGGGCAGACGACAGGCAGTGTGTATGTGGATTCTGTACATACCCCCCGTACCTTCTATGTGGCTCATGAATACGGGATGTCGCTGGTCTATGGAGATTCCGGCAATGAGGAGTTTAACCGCAGCTTATCTGACTATATTACGAACAAGACGGGGCACCGGCATTCAGCAGAATGGCTGCAGGCTGATCCGGCAGGGTGCTGGGACCCGCTGATTGAAGCAATGCTTATTGGGCATAATGCACGGCTTGATGCGGAGGATAAACGCAGAATGTATATACAGACCCGGGTGAATTTTACGTTCGATCCGGAGGTCTACTATCGTGCGAAGGCGCAATGTTTCCGGCAGGATGCGGAGATTGTCCAGATGGACGGTGAAGGGTTCAGCGAGCAGACGGGTGCGGTGATTCCCCGGTATTTCTGGCGTGACGCGGAGCACTTCCTGGCTTCTGGCAAAGGATACACTTTACTGTGGGAGGGAGAGCAGGCCTCCAGCGCCTTCTCGGCTTACCGGACAACCGATCAGCTGGAGATTGGAATCGAATCGGCACCGGGTCACCGGGGGAAGCATTTTGCCTTCTCAGTGTGCTGTAAGTTAATCGATTACTGTCTGGAGCAGGGCCTGGAGCCGGTGTGGGGCTGCCGCCAAGAGAATGTGGGCTCGTACAGACTGGCGCAGAAGCTGGGCTTCAAGCCAGTATTGAACATCCCCTACTACCGTTTGTCCGAGCTTCCCGCCTAA
- a CDS encoding transposase encodes MGEMRKTYDEKFKKKTVDLYLKKGLGYKSVALEMGINDSLVRRWVKHFKVEGLKGLEEKRGKAKGPGMGRPRTRPEDPETKIKRLEAENEMLKKLLQM; translated from the coding sequence ATGGGTGAAATGAGGAAAACGTACGATGAGAAGTTTAAGAAAAAGACAGTAGACCTCTACCTCAAAAAGGGGTTGGGATATAAAAGTGTAGCACTTGAAATGGGGATTAACGATTCCTTGGTTCGCCGATGGGTGAAGCACTTTAAGGTAGAGGGATTAAAGGGTCTTGAAGAAAAAAGAGGGAAGGCGAAAGGACCCGGAATGGGCAGACCCCGAACACGTCCCGAAGATCCAGAGACCAAGATCAAGCGCCTTGAGGCGGAAAATGAAATGCTAAAAAAGCTCTTACAGATGTGA
- a CDS encoding response regulator transcription factor, producing MINQTVIAVVDDDENIRNLVEAYLHKENYRTIGLGSAEEAWDLWRNDPPGMWVLDIMLPGMDGYELCRRIRDEAEVPIIMISAKDNEVDKILGLELGSDDYLVKPFSPRELVARINRQLKRWERLQQSQSAAVVPAVHTGIELGSLLLHPEERRSFWWGKEVELTSKEFLMLMVFAGSPNRAFTREELLGHVWGEDYFGSDRAVDHLIKRIRKKMDGLPLESVWGHGYRMREVQE from the coding sequence ATGATCAATCAAACGGTCATTGCCGTTGTGGACGATGACGAGAATATACGCAATCTGGTGGAAGCTTATTTACATAAGGAGAATTACCGGACGATTGGCCTTGGAAGTGCCGAGGAGGCGTGGGATTTATGGAGGAATGATCCTCCCGGCATGTGGGTGCTTGATATTATGCTTCCGGGAATGGACGGCTATGAGCTGTGCAGGCGTATTCGCGATGAAGCGGAGGTGCCGATTATTATGATCTCTGCCAAGGATAATGAAGTGGATAAAATCCTGGGTCTGGAGCTTGGCAGCGACGATTATCTGGTCAAGCCCTTCAGTCCCCGTGAGCTGGTAGCCCGGATCAACCGCCAGTTGAAACGTTGGGAACGTCTTCAGCAGTCCCAGTCTGCGGCTGTTGTGCCTGCTGTGCATACAGGGATAGAGCTGGGCAGTCTGCTGCTGCATCCTGAGGAGAGAAGATCCTTCTGGTGGGGAAAGGAAGTGGAGCTGACCAGCAAGGAGTTCCTGATGCTGATGGTCTTTGCGGGAAGTCCGAACCGGGCCTTTACGCGCGAAGAGCTGCTGGGCCATGTCTGGGGAGAGGATTATTTCGGCAGCGACCGCGCTGTCGACCATCTGATCAAGCGCATCCGCAAAAAAATGGACGGCTTGCCGCTGGAATCGGTCTGGGGTCACGGCTACCGTATGAGAGAGGTGCAGGAATGA
- a CDS encoding IS3 family transposase, producing the protein MDAVPSSKKFTVIKEMLHKKYNLTLLCNLAGVSRSGFYKWLNRQTFVSLKQREDEALKLKIVECFEKLKGIYGYRRVKVWLKRTYAIHVNHKRVQRLMGELGLQAVIRRKRPYYGKKEAYVISDNHLNRECTADQPNQKWVTDITYLIFNGQRLYLSAIKDLFNNEIVAYQISPKNDLKLVFDTVKKARKRRDTEGVLLHSDQGFQYTSRQYSSLLKRYGIKASMSRKGNCWDNACMENFFGHFKAECFYLHSFHSAKQVKHAVQQYIHFYNHARFQTKLNNLSPHEYRTQAA; encoded by the coding sequence ATGGACGCTGTCCCAAGCAGCAAAAAGTTTACAGTGATTAAGGAAATGCTTCATAAGAAATACAACCTTACCCTGCTGTGCAACCTGGCTGGGGTATCTAGGAGTGGCTTTTACAAGTGGTTGAATCGACAAACGTTCGTTTCACTGAAGCAACGCGAAGACGAAGCCTTGAAGCTTAAAATCGTCGAATGCTTTGAGAAGCTAAAAGGTATTTATGGATACCGCAGGGTGAAGGTTTGGCTAAAGCGTACCTACGCCATCCACGTGAATCACAAGCGTGTACAGCGACTCATGGGCGAACTAGGACTTCAAGCAGTCATTCGGAGGAAAAGGCCTTATTACGGCAAGAAAGAGGCTTACGTCATCTCTGACAACCATCTGAATAGAGAGTGTACAGCAGACCAGCCGAACCAAAAGTGGGTTACGGATATCACTTATCTAATCTTCAACGGGCAAAGGCTGTATTTGTCTGCGATTAAAGATCTGTTTAACAATGAAATTGTAGCGTACCAGATTAGCCCTAAGAATGATTTAAAACTGGTATTTGATACGGTCAAAAAGGCGAGAAAACGGCGTGATACTGAAGGGGTTCTTTTGCACAGCGACCAAGGATTTCAGTATACTAGCCGCCAATACAGCAGCCTACTGAAGCGATACGGTATAAAGGCCAGTATGTCCCGAAAGGGAAACTGCTGGGACAATGCCTGTATGGAGAACTTCTTTGGTCATTTTAAAGCCGAGTGTTTCTACCTCCACTCCTTCCACTCTGCTAAGCAGGTGAAGCATGCTGTGCAGCAATACATCCATTTTTACAACCATGCACGTTTCCAAACGAAGCTAAACAACCTGAGTCCTCATGAATACCGAACTCAGGCTGCTTAA
- a CDS encoding sensor histidine kinase gives MKRIAERLNLRMKKLKLVHQINVAFGLSLLLVLSISGVMIHYVLMDHFIGKEQEGLRTLGASLTASLQRAPFAEGGAFTLGKSEPLTAPYPTLSSGVQAIVSDQQGNVVSGYLPALPVQSGVTVDVTAMEQGSLQSLWDGNDPRYLVQVNTLPQGKLTLLTPVSRIKAIEQSLLKRLILVFAAGAAVMLLFSLFITRKLIDPLISLRQELGKVKNRRFAEVNLVRAGGEIGSVARAVYEMAGELHRFNRVQKQFFQNASHELKSPLMSISGYAEGIRDGVFEGEGVRKGLDIILSESGRLRDLVSEMTLLAKLDSEEDIYQAEDTDLEELLSEAVERVNPLLAARKLSLHPAVSGDHGGMVRADRDKLLQALLNVLSNAARYAEKRIDVEVLTSKGRIILTVADDGPGIAEELLPSLFHRFVKGKNGESGLGLAIARAIVERCGGELSARNRPEGGAVFTFEFPPSAGSV, from the coding sequence ATGAAGAGGATAGCGGAAAGGCTAAACCTGCGGATGAAAAAGCTGAAGCTGGTGCATCAGATCAACGTTGCTTTTGGGCTGTCTCTGCTGCTGGTCCTGTCTATCTCGGGAGTGATGATCCATTATGTACTGATGGACCATTTCATTGGCAAGGAGCAAGAGGGATTAAGGACGCTGGGCGCTTCCCTTACCGCGAGTCTGCAGCGGGCTCCATTCGCAGAAGGAGGGGCATTCACATTGGGAAAAAGCGAGCCGCTTACGGCTCCATATCCTACGCTTTCCAGCGGAGTACAGGCCATCGTGAGCGACCAGCAGGGGAATGTGGTCTCGGGATATCTCCCGGCTCTGCCCGTGCAGTCCGGGGTAACGGTGGATGTCACAGCTATGGAGCAGGGGAGCCTGCAGAGCTTATGGGATGGCAATGATCCGCGTTATCTGGTGCAGGTCAATACACTTCCTCAAGGTAAGCTCACCCTGCTGACGCCTGTCAGCAGAATCAAGGCCATCGAGCAGTCGCTCTTGAAACGGCTGATTCTTGTCTTTGCTGCGGGAGCGGCAGTAATGCTCCTGTTCAGCCTGTTCATTACGCGGAAGCTGATTGATCCGCTGATCAGCCTGCGTCAGGAACTGGGGAAAGTGAAAAACCGCCGGTTTGCCGAGGTGAATCTGGTCCGGGCAGGCGGTGAAATCGGTTCTGTCGCCAGGGCAGTATACGAGATGGCCGGTGAGCTGCACAGGTTCAACCGGGTGCAGAAGCAATTTTTCCAGAATGCCTCGCATGAGCTAAAGTCTCCGCTGATGTCGATATCGGGTTATGCGGAGGGCATTAGGGATGGGGTATTTGAAGGAGAGGGCGTCCGTAAAGGACTGGATATCATTCTGAGTGAAAGCGGGCGCTTACGTGATCTGGTCAGTGAAATGACTCTTCTGGCGAAGCTGGACAGTGAAGAGGATATTTATCAGGCGGAGGATACGGATCTGGAGGAGCTGCTGAGCGAGGCGGTGGAGCGGGTCAATCCGTTGCTGGCGGCAAGGAAGCTGTCACTGCATCCGGCAGTCTCCGGGGACCATGGGGGGATGGTAAGAGCGGACCGGGATAAGCTGCTGCAAGCTCTGCTGAACGTATTATCCAATGCGGCCCGTTATGCCGAGAAGCGAATTGATGTAGAGGTGCTTACAAGCAAGGGAAGGATCATATTAACGGTTGCTGACGATGGTCCGGGCATTGCAGAAGAGCTGCTGCCCAGCCTGTTTCACAGGTTCGTCAAAGGGAAAAATGGCGAATCCGGGCTGGGACTCGCCATCGCACGTGCTATTGTGGAACGCTGCGGCGGAGAGCTTAGTGCCCGGAACCGCCCGGAGGGCGGCGCAGTTTTCACCTTTGAGTTCCCGCCATCTGCGGGCAGCGTTTAG
- a CDS encoding PIG-L deacetylase family protein has protein sequence MDISTLAALMSPPDLSGCRTVLCIQPHPDDNEVGIGGTIASFAERGCEIHYLTVTNGDLGAVDEQLSSAGIAAIRASELEAAGRLLGATVFHQLDHGDGTLEHIPALAGEIAEIIRTVQPDLVLCPDPWLSYEAHYDHIVTGRAAAQAVLSSGLPLYPRGTLTRPWQPKAIGFYFTAEPNTVIDITDHFERKFKAMALHRSQFNEEQLAMYRIYFGEQGRQLAEGRGFGLGEGLKVLSPLHLHCFVDARRI, from the coding sequence ATGGATATATCCACACTAGCAGCGTTGATGTCTCCTCCAGATCTTAGCGGGTGCCGGACGGTATTATGTATACAGCCGCACCCGGACGACAATGAGGTAGGCATCGGGGGCACCATTGCCTCATTCGCGGAGCGGGGCTGCGAGATTCATTATCTTACCGTCACGAACGGAGATCTTGGCGCGGTGGACGAGCAGTTGTCTTCCGCCGGGATCGCCGCCATCCGCGCAAGCGAACTGGAAGCAGCCGGAAGATTGCTGGGAGCTACGGTGTTCCACCAATTGGACCATGGCGACGGAACACTGGAGCATATCCCAGCCCTCGCGGGAGAGATTGCCGAGATCATCCGGACGGTCCAGCCGGACCTGGTTCTGTGTCCAGATCCGTGGCTGAGCTATGAGGCGCATTATGACCACATCGTTACCGGCAGGGCCGCTGCCCAGGCTGTCTTGTCCTCCGGGCTGCCCCTGTATCCGAGAGGCACCCTTACCCGGCCATGGCAACCGAAGGCCATCGGCTTCTACTTCACCGCTGAGCCTAATACGGTCATCGACATCACAGACCACTTCGAGCGCAAGTTCAAGGCCATGGCCCTGCACCGCAGCCAGTTCAATGAAGAGCAGCTCGCCATGTACCGGATCTATTTCGGCGAGCAAGGCCGCCAGCTGGCCGAAGGCAGGGGCTTCGGGCTCGGCGAAGGGCTGAAGGTGCTGTCTCCGCTGCACCTGCATTGCTTTGTGGATGCACGGCGGATTTGA
- a CDS encoding cupin domain-containing protein — protein sequence MLDPVLQAPDLKLAADSNQVLNYKRDANNYITQLFGEQLPAIRNGFFNAHMSRGFIVQPHWHTNVTEMIFVISGELIASVFDPFTQKLMTYHLKAGQIAVFPKGWFHWILAESEQAHFLAIFDAPTPDIVYGSDFLRAVPKEVIQRAYCINEEEYAMAVAPLKESIILGPPPGCAVAGSAGGMNMGPSAKSMPAYVAQQPAAAFYPYPMYPRR from the coding sequence ATGCTAGATCCAGTATTGCAGGCACCGGACCTGAAGCTTGCCGCCGATTCTAACCAGGTGCTTAATTATAAGCGGGATGCGAACAATTATATTACACAGCTTTTTGGCGAACAGCTTCCCGCGATACGCAACGGGTTCTTCAATGCCCATATGAGCAGAGGCTTCATCGTCCAGCCGCACTGGCACACGAACGTGACGGAGATGATCTTCGTGATTAGCGGGGAGCTAATTGCCTCCGTGTTCGATCCGTTCACCCAGAAGCTGATGACCTATCATCTGAAGGCCGGACAAATTGCTGTCTTCCCGAAGGGCTGGTTCCACTGGATTCTGGCCGAGAGCGAACAAGCCCATTTCCTGGCGATCTTCGATGCGCCGACACCGGATATTGTGTATGGTTCAGACTTCCTGCGGGCCGTTCCCAAAGAGGTCATCCAGCGCGCCTATTGTATTAATGAAGAGGAGTACGCAATGGCCGTGGCTCCGCTGAAGGAATCGATTATTCTTGGACCCCCTCCGGGCTGTGCTGTTGCAGGCTCTGCCGGGGGAATGAATATGGGTCCGTCCGCCAAAAGCATGCCCGCCTACGTTGCCCAACAGCCTGCGGCGGCATTCTACCCTTATCCGATGTATCCTCGCCGTTAG
- a CDS encoding asparaginase — protein sequence MMNTIPELNFTASPYYNPGLKNVVILATGGTIAGSGEAHKTLNYEPGALPVQDLLDSVPHLERLANCAGVQVSNLCSADITSEHWLTLATYINTLALREDVHGFVITHGTDTLDETSYFLNLVIKTDKPVIITGSMRPATAISADGPLNLYQSVALAANPEASGQGVMVVFAEGIYSGRDVQKVNTFKANAFDERDFGCLGYMRDSHAFFYTRTLKRHTTATQFDVSVIQELPEVSVAYFHVDANPGILDYLATVSKGIVIAGAGGGIYSKPWIDKVGELKNNNIPVVRCSRISSGITLKDSYIDLSANSIPCNSLVPQKARILLSLALTQTTGYDEIAAMFNEY from the coding sequence ATGATGAATACCATTCCCGAATTGAATTTCACGGCTTCCCCTTACTATAATCCCGGTCTCAAAAATGTAGTCATCCTCGCCACCGGCGGTACCATTGCCGGCAGCGGCGAAGCCCATAAAACCTTGAATTACGAGCCGGGTGCCCTGCCCGTGCAGGATCTGCTGGATAGTGTGCCGCACCTGGAACGGCTGGCGAACTGCGCCGGGGTACAGGTCAGCAATCTGTGCAGCGCCGATATTACCAGCGAACACTGGCTTACACTGGCAACCTACATTAACACGCTTGCTCTCCGGGAGGATGTGCACGGGTTCGTCATCACCCACGGCACTGACACCCTGGATGAGACGTCCTACTTCCTGAACCTGGTGATCAAGACCGACAAGCCGGTCATTATTACCGGATCTATGCGCCCTGCCACCGCAATCAGCGCCGATGGTCCCCTCAATCTGTATCAGTCCGTTGCACTAGCAGCGAATCCCGAGGCTTCCGGCCAGGGCGTGATGGTTGTCTTCGCTGAGGGCATCTATAGCGGGCGGGATGTGCAGAAGGTGAACACCTTCAAGGCCAACGCCTTCGATGAGCGAGATTTCGGCTGCCTGGGATATATGCGGGACAGCCATGCCTTCTTCTATACGCGCACCCTGAAGCGGCATACCACCGCAACCCAGTTCGATGTATCTGTGATCCAGGAGCTGCCGGAAGTGTCCGTAGCTTATTTCCATGTGGATGCCAATCCCGGGATTCTGGATTATCTGGCTACGGTCTCCAAGGGGATTGTCATTGCCGGAGCAGGCGGGGGGATCTACAGCAAGCCTTGGATTGACAAGGTGGGGGAGCTGAAGAACAATAACATCCCGGTAGTCCGCTGCTCGCGGATTTCCAGCGGAATTACACTTAAGGATTCCTACATTGATCTGTCAGCCAATTCTATTCCCTGCAACAGTCTGGTCCCGCAAAAAGCCAGAATCCTGCTCTCCCTCGCGCTGACGCAAACCACCGGCTACGATGAAATTGCCGCAATGTTCAACGAGTACTAA
- a CDS encoding IS4 family transposase translates to MKKSTSISNILQLVIPEEKLRPILEELNYIDVARKFTVYDLFLFLAEAAFQQWDGYRDGAQRMSLQGQRAVNYSTLSKKAKEVPFSLFKRLLKLMIGLCNRKAKRSLGIPKELLIVDSTTISVGQGRLPWAQIKGRKAGVKLHVGLLGDSNELHKVTETPAVQHDLNSCAFLLDSQYILVADRAYGKHKLFDSYQEKKERQYFVIRLKDNTTLVNPVPRLRNRPFEGSIEQDLTCQLGKVKALSKNQFRVVILKDPKGNPVILATNLHWHSPEAIADIYKKRWQIEVFFRWIKQHLNIPKLFGTTENAVYGQLYVALLVYVLLKFLFEQGNSTVHVSARLTFAEFDRLFTLQKLPVEWKIYLAHAVDFINRK, encoded by the coding sequence ATGAAAAAGTCTACTTCAATTTCAAACATTCTGCAATTGGTGATTCCCGAGGAAAAACTACGTCCGATTCTGGAAGAATTAAACTATATTGATGTTGCGCGTAAATTTACCGTGTATGATTTGTTTTTGTTTCTAGCTGAAGCAGCGTTTCAGCAGTGGGATGGATACCGAGACGGTGCCCAGCGAATGTCCCTTCAGGGACAACGTGCGGTGAATTATTCGACGCTTTCCAAAAAGGCTAAAGAGGTTCCTTTCTCCTTATTTAAGCGTCTATTGAAACTCATGATAGGGCTCTGTAATCGGAAGGCCAAGCGGTCACTCGGTATTCCGAAAGAACTGTTAATCGTGGATTCAACCACCATTTCGGTCGGTCAAGGCCGCTTGCCTTGGGCACAAATTAAAGGCAGAAAAGCAGGCGTTAAGCTGCATGTCGGATTACTTGGGGACTCGAATGAATTGCACAAAGTGACGGAGACCCCGGCTGTACAGCATGATTTAAACAGTTGCGCCTTCCTGCTCGACAGCCAATATATTTTGGTGGCAGACCGCGCTTACGGGAAGCACAAGCTGTTTGACAGCTATCAAGAGAAGAAAGAGCGGCAATATTTTGTCATTCGGCTTAAGGATAACACCACGCTCGTGAATCCGGTCCCGCGCCTGCGAAATCGCCCATTTGAGGGAAGTATCGAGCAGGATTTGACGTGCCAATTAGGAAAGGTTAAGGCGCTCAGCAAGAATCAGTTTCGGGTGGTGATTCTTAAAGATCCTAAAGGGAATCCCGTCATTCTTGCGACAAATCTGCACTGGCACTCCCCCGAAGCCATAGCAGACATCTATAAGAAACGTTGGCAGATTGAAGTATTTTTTCGTTGGATTAAGCAGCATTTAAACATTCCCAAGTTATTTGGAACCACAGAAAATGCAGTATATGGGCAGCTATACGTGGCTTTATTGGTGTATGTGTTGCTAAAGTTTCTGTTTGAACAGGGAAATAGTACTGTGCATGTTAGCGCTAGATTAACGTTCGCCGAGTTTGATCGATTATTTACGCTGCAAAAGCTACCTGTGGAGTGGAAGATTTATTTAGCTCATGCCGTCGATTTTATTAACAGAAAATAG
- a CDS encoding methyl-accepting chemotaxis protein, translating to MNTEHESEQESGQESELDQLRKALEVSLPLVQRLFPLDVMFALADRDKFIYYLQGKELKAKIELGSPVPPSGGIRAALESGEEVSTTIPREIYGIPFKSSSMPIRDRNGVVTGVFTIGISLSNQVTLSDAANALAVTSDEISSTSVEIAGTASDLANTARDLKELGQKVVEDLQQTDEILDFIRKVAENSNLLGLNAAIEAAHAAEHGRGFGIVAQEIRKMSVSSASSAKDIAGILQMIKQKINQMDAVLTDCLAQSERQAAATEEITASMQQLAASAVEIESIARLI from the coding sequence ATGAATACCGAACACGAATCCGAACAGGAATCAGGACAAGAATCAGAATTGGACCAGCTGCGGAAGGCGCTTGAAGTATCTTTGCCCCTGGTGCAGCGGCTGTTCCCGCTGGATGTAATGTTTGCTTTGGCAGATCGGGACAAGTTCATATATTATCTGCAAGGGAAGGAATTGAAAGCCAAGATTGAACTAGGTTCTCCGGTACCGCCCAGCGGAGGAATCCGGGCTGCTCTGGAGAGCGGGGAGGAAGTCAGCACTACGATTCCAAGAGAGATCTACGGAATTCCTTTTAAATCGTCATCCATGCCTATCCGGGACCGGAACGGGGTGGTGACAGGGGTGTTCACGATCGGAATCAGCCTCAGCAATCAGGTAACGCTCAGCGATGCAGCGAATGCGCTGGCGGTGACCTCCGACGAGATCAGCTCGACATCGGTAGAGATTGCGGGCACGGCCTCGGATCTGGCGAATACCGCCCGGGATCTGAAGGAGCTGGGCCAGAAGGTGGTAGAGGATCTGCAGCAGACCGACGAGATTCTGGATTTCATCCGCAAGGTGGCGGAGAATTCCAACCTGCTGGGGCTCAATGCAGCGATTGAAGCGGCACATGCCGCTGAGCATGGACGGGGCTTCGGTATCGTGGCCCAAGAGATCCGCAAAATGTCAGTGTCCAGTGCTTCATCGGCGAAGGATATTGCCGGTATTCTACAGATGATCAAGCAGAAGATTAACCAGATGGATGCCGTGCTTACGGATTGTCTGGCACAAAGCGAACGTCAGGCCGCAGCCACAGAGGAGATTACCGCCTCGATGCAGCAGCTCGCAGCTTCCGCCGTGGAGATTGAGAGTATCGCTCGTCTGATCTAG
- a CDS encoding MBL fold metallo-hydrolase, with protein MFRVEEVAQGVWAAIVIPGRGAVGNASIIDLGDCTVVVDTFNLPAAARLLRETAEKLTGKPVKYIINTHYHGDHHYGNQEFPGSVILSTKLTREVLTTHAAPALEEWQEGLQKQITGLKEIRNAATDFRQQQALAYEISDKQALLEATPTIRRVTAAVTFKDSLDIHGSARSLHLFTYGGGHTLSDAMVYVADVQVLIAGDLVLNRFHPAMLHGFPEAWTTIVERIGREIDFTWLIPGHGEVAGRESIPEMLRYLTEIQEYAATAARSGESAEHWIAKGIPEPFDTWEGSHIFEWNFRWLFNTYTDPKKRGR; from the coding sequence ATGTTCAGGGTAGAGGAAGTAGCGCAAGGAGTGTGGGCTGCGATTGTTATCCCGGGCCGGGGCGCGGTAGGCAATGCGTCGATCATCGATCTTGGGGATTGTACGGTCGTAGTGGATACCTTCAATTTGCCGGCAGCAGCCAGGCTTCTGCGGGAAACGGCCGAGAAGCTGACAGGGAAGCCGGTCAAATACATAATTAATACTCACTATCACGGGGATCATCATTACGGTAATCAGGAGTTTCCTGGTAGTGTCATTCTATCGACAAAGCTAACCCGTGAGGTGCTGACAACCCATGCGGCACCTGCTCTGGAGGAATGGCAGGAAGGACTGCAGAAGCAGATCACAGGACTGAAGGAGATACGCAATGCTGCTACGGATTTCCGTCAACAGCAAGCGCTCGCTTATGAAATATCGGACAAACAGGCGTTGCTGGAGGCCACGCCTACAATCCGCAGGGTGACAGCAGCGGTGACCTTCAAGGATAGTCTGGATATTCACGGTTCAGCGCGTTCGCTGCATCTGTTCACATATGGCGGCGGGCATACCCTCAGCGATGCTATGGTGTACGTTGCTGATGTTCAGGTGCTGATCGCAGGAGATCTGGTTCTGAACAGATTCCACCCGGCTATGCTTCATGGATTTCCGGAAGCGTGGACAACTATTGTAGAGCGTATTGGCAGGGAGATTGATTTCACATGGCTGATTCCCGGTCATGGGGAGGTTGCCGGACGGGAGAGCATCCCTGAAATGCTGCGCTATCTCACAGAGATTCAGGAGTATGCAGCAACAGCAGCCCGAAGCGGTGAAAGTGCAGAGCACTGGATAGCCAAGGGAATCCCGGAGCCTTTTGATACATGGGAGGGCTCTCATATCTTCGAGTGGAATTTCCGCTGGTTGTTCAATACTTATACTGATCCTAAGAAAAGAGGGAGATAA